From Punica granatum isolate Tunisia-2019 chromosome 1, ASM765513v2, whole genome shotgun sequence:
CTAATTCCTTTTTGCAGGGAAAACAGATTACCGTATTTGTTCATTGATTTCTCAAATTGGTTAAAGGTAAATGTGTGACGAAGCTATTCATCTCacagattattttttttcagaaaactTTTCGTGGATCTGAAATGTGTTGTGTTTTGCAGTTATGTGCTAGTTGCGGTGTTTGTGCAGCTATGCAAAGCACTTTGGCTTGAGGAACACTGCATCATACAAAAGCCTTTTGATCCTTCACTCTTCATTCATAAATATACAACATGTAAGGACTCTCCGTTGTGTCATGTGTAAATTTAAACCTAAAATGTGTTTAACATCCATGTAAACCAGGATTTAAATCTTAGCTGAGTAATTTTACTTGAAGAATGTTCTAATGCAATACGATTGGCATTGGCTGCTTTCAcaataaattggaaaatgatGGAAAAATTGTGCGACCTATTTATTAAtggtaatatataattttaacttgGACATGTTTCCATGTTTTCTTTGAACCAAGTATGTGAAATTATAATGTGCTTTTCAAGTTTGTCTGGGGGGAGAAACAATGATGTAGCTAGGACTGGGTGCAGGTTGCATCTTCCTTTAATTGCGCTCGGTTTTGATGTCAGTGtaatcttttttataatttggtTTTAAGAATGCTGACTGAGATGTAATTATGACAGACAGGGAGGAGAGGCAGTGGTTTGTGGGGAGCAGCAGTATATCTATCTGCACTTGCATATGGCCTGAAGTGTTCTAAGTCTGATGTCGTAAGTAGTAATTTTGTTTTGGTCCATCGAAGAAAGTCAGACTTCCAGTTCTCTTCCTTCAGCGATTGCAGTTCGTTGCATTTTATatttccaaaatatatatcgTTTAGTTTCCATATAATTAGAACTACTTGTGGTTATTAGTTGGATGGTGTTCATATACTAATGTTGCAAAGGTACTACAATAGGCTATGGATTTAATATCAAATTCTTCCAGATATCTTATTGCAAGTTTAGCATTCAGTACATTGCACccaatatattttaaattacatCATTAAAAACAACATATATTTACATTCAGACCATCATTGACTAGtcattttaatgaaatttgccACTATGAAGCCTATTTGTACGTGTgcctttcatttttattttttatttttttcggggGTTACAAGGGAGGCATGTGACCCTAATACAAGGAAATAGAAAACCTAATGAGGGACCACGGTTAGTCTCAGCACGAGAATTGAACATGGAACTTTTAGATTACCAGGCTAGAGCGTGTGCCATCGCATTACACCTCGTTTCTCTGGGACTTGCTCAGAAACAATTGATGGAAGGAAATGTGGTTATAActctattaataattatttgagCATTACTCTATCTTCTTGGATTGCTTGGCTGATATTGCACTGTCTTTACCTAACGTTGCCATGGTCTAGAATTTGTGGCTTTTGCTTTTAGTTATGTGGCGCTTAACATGCTGTTGTCTTTATTCTTTCTATCCAATATTGacctgcaattttttttttcgtcaACTAAGGCTGGTGCATGTCCGTGAAGCAACATTGACAAAGCGATTGGTTGAATTTGAGAACGCAAAATCAGCTATCTCTTGGCATTTCACTGACAATTGTATTTTGAGAAGCGTGACGTGCTGTTTTCGTATCTATGGGGAACTGAAAAGGCACTATGCATCGAATAGAAGTGGTGCACAGTCCCCCATAATCAGGTTTCTATCTCTCTCTTGAAAATTGATCCCTAGTCTCCTCTTATTACTGGATCGAGGAATTGAATGCCAATGCAAAGGCTGATGAAACAGGTTCTGCAACAGAAACAAATATTGGATTGGATATATCTGACTCAAGGGAATTGCTATGTGAGCAGAAGGGTACCAACACCCCGGGCTATAAGATTGGGCTCTGTAAATCTTGCTACAACGAAGTGAGTTCACCATCCTTGCTGGAATTTTTTACtcgtttggttttagggtcgattttaaaaattttcttttttccttttttttcaatttttttaaccattcaattcaatttttaataataaattctctcaactattcattactttttcacactttttctcataattcaacaatacaatcattacaatccaattaaaatcaaaactcaactctactcaactctaaaaccaaacacactaggTTTCAGTTTTAACTTATGATATGATGAGTTATGTTCTATTTTAGCTTGTAGAATTTTCCGGGAGTCTTGAGGGAGGATCAGATCCTCCTGCTTTTCAGCGTGCAGAGAGGGAACGGGCAACGTTGACTGctatggaaaaggaaaatgaatcGAGTTTGGTTAGTATACTAGTATGAATCTGGGGTTTCAATCGAGTCATAGGGTCTTAACAAGAATTGTTCCTATGACTAAACGATTAGGCGCTATTTAGGCAACCATATGACAGGCATTGTTAGAGCCACTAAATAATTCACCTTCTGTTACCCTGCTGCTAATGATAGAGCGCTGTAATCAGCAAGTATAATGGAAAATAATTGTTGGTAGGGTTGCGTACATAACTGAGCATGGCTTTTAAGAAATTAACTGGTGGGGTTGCTTTGGTtgatttctcattttcttttccaattttctgGTTGTACTCTTTTAAAGttggagaaagagaggaaCAGCTTTCCTGGagtcgaaaaagaaaagtcgCAAACTGACACTAGAAAAACTGGTACTACACTTCATCCTTCCCCTTTCTCAGGAAGTTTCTACTTTCTAGTCTGCATCAGCTTTCTTGAATGAATAACATGAGTCTTGTTACTTACAGTTCACCCAAGCTCCACGGATGGAGGTCTTGATGGATCACATCGTGAAGATAATATGACCACGAATGCTGGTGATGAATCAGACTCCCTTTCTGACATAGATGATGTCGAGGTCCATTTGATATTCTCTACTTCTCTCTTACTGAAGATAAGTGGACACTGCAGTGCGAAGGATTGTGTTTCTAACCTGTTGTTAAAATTAGAACTAGGATTTTACCGGtgatttggaaaattttaaaagcttCAAGCTTGTGGGTGcctaaaaattttcaaatacgTGCTTgagaaatatgaattttcttctcaTGGGCTGATTAATTTAGGATTCTTCTATGTTATGTGCATATAATGATTATTTAACCCTCGTTTCTAGAGTTCCATATCATGATATTGTGCTACTGCTATCTCTCTTCAGATACATTAGGGGTTATAGTTGGCTTTCTGCACACAATGTATTGGGACCAAACTTGTGCAGTTTATTACTGAATCCCCATTCAGTTTTTCGATTATAGATAGTAAATTCACGTTTGGACCCCATGGGGTTTAATCAGTTTAAGCATGGGTGACTTCATCAGCTTTTGCTCTGGTGTTTTTGCCTTCTGTTGCTAGTGCAGGGTCTTTAATGTTCCTTCCTTTGCAGGTTGATGGCTACCTTCACAATgaggaggaaaaaaattataaaaagattaTCTGGGAGAAAATGAACCGCGAATATCTCGAGGCGATGTGGCCATTCTATTACATGTTGCATTTCAGTGGTTTGTAAAAAAACAAATTCTCCATACAAAAAAAGATACTTAGCAAGAAATTGCGGAGAGAAGTACAGTCAGCTTTTCTGGTATCATGGGCTTATGTTCAATCAGTAATTTGTGTTTATGCATATTTTCTGTGCAGGAACAAGCAGCTAAGGAAGCAGCAGCGGCAGCAGCAAGGGAAGCTTGTGCCACCAATTTTAAAGGCACTCCGGAGGAATTGCAAGCTGCACAGGAACTTGCCACAGCTACTGCAGCAGCTCTTGCAAAAGCTAAAAAGGTGCCATTTATCCTGCCGCAATATTGCTCACCTTTCCTACCAACAAGTAAATAAACGTTAAATGCCCCTTAGATTTTCAAATTACATTTATTCAAAGATGTAAATGTTGCTCCTGTCCTGCATGATGATATGATTTCTGTTTTtcatggaaaaggaaaatgacaGGAGTAGGGTCAAAGCCAGTTGGAAAAAGTCTGAAGTCTGTCTTTCCACGAAATCCATGGATATAGCAGTAGCCGAAAACAGAATTATCCCGCTGCATTATTGCTCGCCTTTTCTACCAATCTGGGTTATATTTGATAGTGTTTctggaaaataaaatgtatGAATAAGGAAAgggggaagaagaaaagtttCTATATGACAGACATTCTCATTGTTCCTGTTGCCATCTTTTTCCTGCAACAATCTGGTAAAATGGTTAAGTAGCTTGCTGTGCCTGTAATGTTAACCACAGTTTGAACTGTTCTTTGAGTGTTAAATGCCCCTTGCGTTTTCAGgaattgaattaaatttcGAGGATAGATTACATTTATTCAAAGATTAAAATGTGGCCAGTGTCCTGCATGATGATCTAATCTTTGTTTTacatggaaaaagaaaatggcagGAGTAGGCCGAAGCTAGTTAGAAAAGATTTGTAGTCTATCTTTCCATGAAATCCATGGATGTAGCAGTAGCCCAAAACAGAATTAGTGTTATATGTACGCAGATGTATATGTCTCCATGGATTTTATTATTCAAAGTTGTCGTAAATGCCTTGAAGTGAAAAAGTCAACGAGCCTTCTTTATCtgtttctttattttgattgtttatCTTCTGCAGGAAAAGAAGCAGATACGAGCTGCTGAAGAGAAAAACGCAACTCCTGCTCAAGCTGCTGCAGAAGCCACCCGCCAAATGCTTATTAAGAAGGTCTGTTGCTACGCACTCGAAAAGAAATGCTGTTAGTCCGGATATGAGAAAATTGGATAGGCTCTTGTTTCTCTAAGAAAATTGGATTGCTAGGGTTTTGTTTGTATAACAGCTATTTGGGTGATGATGCTGCTAGAGCTTACAATCGAATCTTTCCTGGTCATAGTTAAGCACAAAGAATGGTTACACTATTGCCGTGGAGAATTTGCTTATTTCATGgaaaaagtgaattgcaggcAAACACTTAATGCACTATAGTCCTTCTCATGTCTCTCATGAACTTTTCGACCAtgcatggaaatgcataaTGAAGTCAAAAGGCCTTTGCCTGTCAGTAGAGATGAATCAGAGTGGTTTCTAATTCAAGTGGGTCATTTCTGCAGAGGCTCAGTTCCAAGATCAACTATGATGTGCTGGACAAGCTCTTTGATGAAACTGTAAGTTCGTTTGACTTTCCGATAGCGCTTGCAACAGAGTTTCTGATGtggtaaaatttatttatcatgCCCCTTATTCTACCTTCTCTTGAAACAGGGAGCCCCCGAAAGCACGAAGAAGCAAAAGACTGAATCAAACAACAGTGATGAGGATATGCCCCGAAAAGGCGGGAGAGCGCTTGAATCCGAGAAGGCAGACAGAAcagatgaaccggaaggggaaggggaagACTATGAAATGGAAGGATATGCAGAAGGAGAAGAATACGGGAATGATCAGTATTATGGGAATGACTATCTGAAGCAGGATACAATTACGAGGGTAACGACTATGGCTATGATCGTTTTTGACCCAGATGTTTCTCCAGATTCGTTTGGGGCTATATTCTTCGATAGGACATGATAATGTACCGCAGAGGATTGAGATGGTAATTGTACGTTGGAATTTCGGAACACGAGTGATGTGCACATCAAAGAGAAGTATagatttatattaattagcaTATACAGcagatttatttatatttattttccctCATTCAGGAGGagcttcaaattataataggATTTTCTGCCCCTAATACCACCGACTAGGATCAtcagggaaggggctcgggAAGCCTCGATCGAGGCCAGGTCTCAGCTCCATAAGAAGTGCAGTCTTGATCGACTGCTTTCCACGCCTCGATCAAATCCTATTGTTATTTTTACTATCCGTGAATCCCACATCGGCTGTGCAAATGGGAGATACGagatttttttgttgttggaAAGCTGAATGACCTCATTCGAAGTTAGCGTAATGAAATGATAGGTTCATGGTAATGTAGCAATTATAGGTTCATCACTCAAAAGTGCTAGATATTAGGCCTTACatataaatttcatattttcagCTTGCATAATCGATATGAGATTCGCGGGGCAATGACAATTATAGGGTCGGTAGTCAGCCCGTTGCCACCACGTGGACCAGAGACTAAGGTTGGGAACACTTTTGTTCGAGGTCGCATCTCATGGGTCGGAGAACACATCTCGACCAAAGCTTTCCCGAACGTGATTGACGGCATAAGCAACAACTATAGGGTCGTCAGCCACTCTTATCACTATGCTAAGAGAATATTAGGGACTGGAAGGGATAGGAAGGGGAGAGGTGGAATTAATCAACCCAATTTTgactatttattttaaaaggtTAGGGGAGATTTCCTAACCTCACAAAAGTTATATTCCACCAAAATGATGGAATTAGGAGCGATAAAGTTTTTAAaatgctttaatttaatttatctgaaaatattactttttttcaccaAAATGATACGTTACATTATTCCACTCTTTCTCATCCTTGAAACATGAATTTCACTATCCTTCCCCAAGACTTGGTTTCCCATCCATCCTTATTCTTCCTTTCCTCACCCCCTCCACACCTTTGTATTCAAACAAGCTGTAAGGCTCGGGACTACAGACTCTGTTCAGGGCCAGACCTCGGTCCTTACCGTGTTCGCAGTGTTAGTGCTAGTGATAGGGCTGACTGGCGCTGGGAATGGCGATGCGGTGGCTGGTGTCCATCGTGTGGGTCGTCAATCGGGGCTTAGAAAAGCCTATGCTAGAAGTTGCCGTACATCTtaattttccttatttttctttaatttttaaaatattttttcagattttatttatgtttaattGCAAGGCAAGCAAAGAGCGGCGCCACATGTGGTGTATGAAACCATGAAATGCGTGAGAAAAATGAACAGCAGAAATTGACAGTGTGTAATGGGATGATCAAATTTGAAACGAAGATCAcaaaagtttttcttttacaccatctgcttttttttttggaaaaaatggTGGTAATCAACTCCTTATATTTCCAAATTTTTAGTTATCGTACCGATACAAAATCtcttctaaattaaatatttttatgtgtAATTTTCAGGCAAATCATATCTCAAATAGACAACCACGACATTTTCTGAAGTTCTACCATGAGACCACCatgttataaattaaattattttttatggatatgttacaaataaaattaagcaACCAGCTTACCAGGTATATAGACTAATTGCTGGTCACAaccatatgtatatatctatctacatgtctatatctatattctacatctatctatctatctagcTGTCTAGctatctatctataaaaaCTTAGAGGAATTTCGGGGATCTTGGGGAGAGTACGATTTGAATTTTGTACTCTCGCGACCGTCattcattttacttatttaaataggtttattttatttataatatatattttattcgactttcgatgaataaaaaaaaagaaacaaacaaCTTCTACTCCTATAGCTAATTtgcttaattaaaaattataaaaatgaaataaattatttacttcatcaaAAGATGGTCcactttttaaaataaatttattttaaatattatattttctatttgattttcgatgaataaaagaaatggaagaaagaaacatcTTCTATTTCTATACATGTTTTGCTTATTAaacaattcaaaattttagaaataaatagATTATTTAATTCATATAAGAAGACGGTTcactttttaaataaatttattttgaatattatcTCTTCTATTCCACTTTCGATGaattgaaaaaggaagaaaaaaataacttttattcCTATATGTATTTagttttaataaataatttagaattttaaaaataaataatttatttaattcacAAAAAGACAGtccatttttaaataattttattttaaatattacatATGCTTCCTGACTTtcgataattaaaaaaaaagaaacaatttctattcctttaCCTATTCTACTTTATTAAGTAATTTAgagtttcaaaaataaataaattatctaaTTCATAAAAAGTGGGTcacttttataaatatatttattttaaatataatatattctatttGACTTTCAATgtctaaaaaaaaagaatgaaacaaTTGCTATTCCTAAgccaattttaaattttaaaaataaataaatcatttaattaaaaagaggTCCATTTTTGAATAAACTCATTTCAAATATTATCTACTCTATTCAacttttaatgaataaaaaaaaggaagaaagaaacaattaCTATTCTTGTaccaattttaaaatttcaaaataactacattatttaatagataaaaagtgctctgtttttttaaataaaatttattttaaatattatatattatattcgaATTTCGACGAATAAAAAAAGGGAACAAAGACCCAACGTCTATTCCTATACCTATTTCGTTTTATTAAGTAATTCAGTACACCTACTTCATCTTATTAAGAAATTTACGTTtctaaaagataaataaattatttaattgatagaaatgtattaattttattttaatgaattaattttattgatattgCATATTCTATTCGTGTTTTAATGAATAAGAAAAGGAAGACATAAACAATTTCGATTTCTATTGTTTTATTAAGtaactaaaaattttaaaaatagataaattatttaattcatgGGTAAATTATACTGGTTGTCTAAAatgttttaataatatatcaagttggttcaaaaagttttttttgctacttgatggtacaaaatgtttcaaaattgtaacatgatagtagaaaccgtcatctcgccattgacgccatcaagccgacgctgatggtgcaaaaccggtttttgtgggacgttacatgatggtgcaaaatgttttgcagttgtaacttaatagtacaaaatgttttacgtaagttacatgatgtaAAATTTACAGTCTTATAAAGGATGGCTTggcggcgtcaatggcgagatgacggtttgtactatcatgttacaactttgaaacattttgtaccatcaagtaacaaaaaaaaaacgtttTAGACCAACCTAATACAtcattaaaactttttggaccactagTGTAATTAACCCTTAATTCATTACAAACAacgtatttttttaataaattttttaaaaatattatatattcttttcgggcttcaatgaataaaaaaggaaaaaagaagctACTTCTGATCATACTCCTAATTCGTCTTATTAGGTGATTTAGAGTTtcagaaataattaaattaattaattcataaaaagtcgttcatttttattttaataaacttATTAAGAggaataattaaatatattcaattcaacttttgatgaataaaaaaaaggaaaaaaaggcaaCTTTTATTCCTATAACTATTTCAGACAATTTaaagtttcaaaaataaatgaacTACTTAATTCATAAATATCA
This genomic window contains:
- the LOC116203717 gene encoding transcription factor IIIB 60 kDa subunit-like; this encodes MANRPFDSSLCCSECGKVLEDSYFSEEPTFIKGGAGQSHLSGNFVRSDCSASRERTLDSGIGRLRVKGPLISAFLLSFRHVFEGMKNLCCGLGMDQQPEGILKAALAFYRMAFQNNFIREHRSELVQAACVYIACRENRLPYLFIDFSNWLKVNVYVLVAVFVQLCKALWLEEHCIIQKPFDPSLFIHKYTTWRRGSGLWGAAVYLSALAYGLKCSKSDVVSSNFVLVHRRKLVHVREATLTKRLVEFENAKSAISWHFTDNCILRSVTCCFRIYGELKRHYASNRSGAQSPIISYWIEELNANAKADETGSATETNIGLDISDSRELLCEQKGTNTPGYKIGLCKSCYNELVEFSGSLEGGSDPPAFQRAERERATLTAMEKENESSLLEKERNSFPGVEKEKSQTDTRKTVHPSSTDGGLDGSHREDNMTTNAGDESDSLSDIDDVEVDGYLHNEEEKNYKKIIWEKMNREYLEEQAAKEAAAAAAREACATNFKGTPEELQAAQELATATAAALAKAKKEKKQIRAAEEKNATPAQAAAEATRQMLIKKRLSSKINYDVLDKLFDETGAPESTKKQKTESNNSDEDMPRKGGRALESEKADRTDEPEGEGEDYEMEGYAEGEEYGNDQYYGNDYLKQDTITRVTTMAMIVFDPDVSPDSFGAIFFDRT